In Elaeis guineensis isolate ETL-2024a chromosome 1, EG11, whole genome shotgun sequence, a genomic segment contains:
- the LOC105038379 gene encoding uncharacterized protein, which yields MEASAMARSLLSTPPPHPNPSLSRHRSTPEPLPVPFPKSQPRYAFPAVLSLTNPKSPASALGWERRGRFLIRFSVDGAVKTEEVVPIEKRFPPFPTVMDINQIRDILPHRFPFLLVDRVIEYQPGVTAVGIKNVTINDNFFPGHFPERPIMPGVLMVEAMAQVGGLVMLQPEVGGSRDNFFFAGIDKVRFRKPVIAGDTLVMRMTLIKLQKRFGIAKMEGKAYVGGDVVCEGEFLMATGSE from the exons ATGGAAGCCTCCGCCATGGCGAGATCTCTCCTCTCCACGCCTCCACCTCACCCCAATCCATCGCTCTCTCGCCATCGCTCCACTCCGGAACCCCTCCCCGTTCCTTTCCCCAAATCTCAACCGAGGTATGCTTTTCCTGCCGTTCTATCTCTCACAAATCCTAAATCCCCCGCTTCGGCGCTGGGATGGGAGAGACGGGGCCGCTTCCTGATTCGCTTCTCCGTCGATGGCGCGGTGAAGACGGAAGAAGTAGTCCCGATCGAGAAGA GGTTTCCGCCGTTTCCGACTGTCATGGACATCAACCAGATCCGTGACATTTTGCCTCATCG GTTTCCGTTTCTTCTAGTGGATAGAGTGATCGAGTACCAGCCTGGAGTTACTGCTGTAGGTATCAAGAATGTGACGATTAATGATAACTTCTTTCCTGGTCACTTCCCAGAGAGGCCGATAATGCCTGGTGTTCTCATGGTTGAG GCCATGGCACAGGTTGGCGGTCTGGTCATGCTGCAGCCAGAAGTAGGTGGCTCCCGTGACAACTTCTTCTTTGCTGGGATTGACAAAGTGAGATTTCGGAAGCCTGTGATCGCAGGGGACACCTTAGTTATGAGGATGACACTGATCAAACTGCAAAAACGCTTTGGGATAGCTAAGATGGAAGGGAAGGCATACGTAGGTGGTGATGTGGTCTGCGAGGGTGAATTTCTGATGGCCACTGGAAGCGAATGA
- the LOC105038380 gene encoding uncharacterized protein isoform X1 — MQPRHRNPGDGVGPAPVGLGLAPGRNRGRGGLSHSNSKPYNPPGKFDILMEAGRLAAEYLVSKGVLHPNLLPGNCPNENLKEFKGQRRENPVYEYDRMGYRKIARKRMGYHNRSYGSDWGRGRGRKGPWKERSRVYSDNVEDAEDFAPGYLRDWCSAIDEVGSSVSRVAEDEPPLEGEVVGELGSELDNTGSKVCSSSTRKDVLLEGNMDMNKGMDDVKVSNSERSGESGELEKKTLLEDDVVVNPCAAEDGPVSKDGSGLLKFCNFAKVPTRLRSSLAHRKAVADQGPSTGGSDRVEVASGGGSQVVVEETPIESSSDSRTKQIDSPKCEESGVPVVQSLEEPVDPVPLMQHLEESVDLQHETLQSPSGFETFTMMIDVKNEDRLSQQSNEKEESEKQVNSSPSRVSQNEFSQLHDVRATKPSPFTEMPPQHEEMIGAADQAKLDVPTLVTKVEAESVVKMEEEKNNEPTYFKICDINLMESPEITEIPDDPVLDQSHTAAPALQTEKQLPVNFGLSKGINANDADDYKWLSGVDKVIPLIDLKADSLVEANACDSSKPNNEMIYPSLENFLSHQTHTDVLPAIQDGYGLGIPAYLGADISQADLSNLQAGIVLNGAEGFPGVDDSIYGSLGDIGFMEVWDQPPQDYEPSLDYEMFF; from the exons ATGCAGCCCAGGCATCGAAACCCGGGTGATGGAGTTGGACCAGCTCCAGTGGGGCTCGGCTTGGCCCCCGGCCGGAACCGCGGCCGCGGCGGCTTGAGCCATAGCAACTCGAAGCCCTACAACCCTCCTGGCAAGTTTGACATCCTCATGGAGGCCGGGCGGCTTGCGGCCGAGTACTTGGTCTCCAAGGGCGTGCTGCACCCCAACTTACTCCCTGGGAACTGCCCCAATGAGAATTTAAAGGAATTCAAAGGGCAGAGAAGAGAAAACCCAGTCTATGAATATGATCGAATGGGATATAGAAAGATAGCAAGGAAAAGGATGGGTTATCATAATAGAAGTTATGGTTCAGATTGGGGTAGAGGTAGGGGAAGGAAAGGGCCATGGAAGGAGAGAAGTAGAGTGTATTCTGATAATGTGGAAGATGCGGAGGATTTTGCTCCTGGATATCTTAGAGATTGGTGCAGTGCGATTGATGAAGTTGGAAGCAGTGTCTCGAGGGTTGCTGAAGATGAGCCACCATTAGAAGGCGAAGTTGTGGGTGAATTGGGATCTGAGCTCGACAATACTGGATCTAAGGTGTGTTCTTCCAGCACTAGGAAAGATGTGCTGTTGGAGGGGAATATGGATATGAACAAAGGGATGGATGATGTGAAGGTCTCAAACTCAGAAAGAAGTGGTGAGAGTGGCGAATTGGAAAAGAAGACTCTGCTGGAGGATGATGTGGTTGTGAATCCTTGTGCTGCTGAAGATGGACCAGTAAGCAAAGATGGCAGTGGTCTGTTAAAATTCTGTAATTTTGCTAAAGTACCTACCAGACTCCGGTCATCACTGGCACATAGAAAAGCAGTAGCTGATCAAGGTCCTAGTACTGGGGGGAGTGACAGGGTTGAAGTTGCTTCAGGAGGAGGGTCTCAGGTGGTTGTAGAAGAAACTCCAATTGAGAGTTCCTCAGATTCCCGCACAAAACAAATAGACAGCCCAAAATGTGAAGAATCTGGTGTTCCTGTTGTGCAATCCTTGGAGGAACCTGTAGACCCTGTTCCTTTAATGCAACACTTGGAGGAATCAGTAGACCTTCAACATGAAACCCTTCAAAGCCCTTCAGGTTTCGAAACATTCACAATGATGATAGATGTGAAAAATGAAGATAGATTATCACAACAATCTAATGAGAAAGAGGAATCTGAGAAACAAGTTAATTCATCTCCATCCAGGGTGTCGCAGAATGAGTTCTCTCAGCTTCATGATGTGAGAGCAACAAAACCTAGCCCATTTACTGAGATGCCACCTCAGCATGAAGAAATGATTGGGGCAGCTGATCAAGCAAAACTGGACGTTCCTACTTTGGTCACGAAAGTTGAAGCTGAATCTGTTGTCAagatggaagaagagaaaaataatgAACCCACTTATTTTAAAATCTGTGACATTAACCTAATGGAATCTCCTGAGATAACTGAGATCCCTGATGATCCTGTTTTAGACCAAAGTCATACAGCTGCACCTGCTCTGCAAACTGAGAAGCAGCTTCCTGTAAATTTTGGCCTGTCAAAAGGTATCAATGCAAATGATGCAGACGACTACAAATGGCTTTCAGGTGTTGACAAAGTGATTCCACTGATTGATTTAAAAGCTGATTCCCTGGTTGAAGCCAATGCCTGTGATTCTTCAAAACCTAA TAATGAGATGATATATCCAAGCCTGGAAAATTTTTTGAGCCACCAGACCCATACAGATGTTCTTCCTGCCATTCAGGATGGCTATGGTCTTGGGATCCCTGCGTACCTTGGAGCTGATATATCGCAGGCAGACCTTAGCAATCTTCAGGCTGGAATCGTTCTTAATGGTGCAGAG GGGTTTCCTGGAGTTGATGATTCAATATATGGATCTCTTGGAGATATAG GCTTTATGGAAGTCTGGGACCAGCCGCCTCAGGATTATGAGCCATCTCTGGATTATGAGATGTTCTTTTGA
- the LOC105038380 gene encoding uncharacterized protein isoform X2: MQPRHRNPGDGVGPAPVGLGLAPGRNRGRGGLSHSNSKPYNPPGKFDILMEAGRLAAEYLVSKGVLHPNLLPGNCPNENLKEFKGQRRENPVYEYDRMGYRKIARKRMGYHNRSYGSDWGRGRGRKGPWKERSRVYSDNVEDAEDFAPGYLRDWCSAIDEVGSSVSRVAEDEPPLEGEVVGELGSELDNTGSKVCSSSTRKDVLLEGNMDMNKGMDDVKVSNSERSGESGELEKKTLLEDDVVVNPCAAEDGPVSKDGSGLLKFCNFAKVPTRLRSSLAHRKAVADQGPSTGGSDRVEVASGGGSQVVVEETPIESSSDSRTKQIDSPKCEESGVPVVQSLEEPVDPVPLMQHLEESVDLQHETLQSPSGFETFTMMIDVKNEDRLSQQSNEKEESEKQVNSSPSRVSQNEFSQLHDVRATKPSPFTEMPPQHEEMIGAADQAKLDVPTLVTKVEAESVVKMEEEKNNEPTYFKICDINLMESPEITEIPDDPVLDQSHTAAPALQTEKQLPVNFGLSKGINANDADDYKWLSGVDKVIPLIDLKADSLVEANACDSSKPNNEMIYPSLENFLSHQTHTDVLPAIQDGYGLGIPAYLGADISQADLSNLQAGIVLNGAEGFPGVDDSIYGSLGDIVLCSWKGS; encoded by the exons ATGCAGCCCAGGCATCGAAACCCGGGTGATGGAGTTGGACCAGCTCCAGTGGGGCTCGGCTTGGCCCCCGGCCGGAACCGCGGCCGCGGCGGCTTGAGCCATAGCAACTCGAAGCCCTACAACCCTCCTGGCAAGTTTGACATCCTCATGGAGGCCGGGCGGCTTGCGGCCGAGTACTTGGTCTCCAAGGGCGTGCTGCACCCCAACTTACTCCCTGGGAACTGCCCCAATGAGAATTTAAAGGAATTCAAAGGGCAGAGAAGAGAAAACCCAGTCTATGAATATGATCGAATGGGATATAGAAAGATAGCAAGGAAAAGGATGGGTTATCATAATAGAAGTTATGGTTCAGATTGGGGTAGAGGTAGGGGAAGGAAAGGGCCATGGAAGGAGAGAAGTAGAGTGTATTCTGATAATGTGGAAGATGCGGAGGATTTTGCTCCTGGATATCTTAGAGATTGGTGCAGTGCGATTGATGAAGTTGGAAGCAGTGTCTCGAGGGTTGCTGAAGATGAGCCACCATTAGAAGGCGAAGTTGTGGGTGAATTGGGATCTGAGCTCGACAATACTGGATCTAAGGTGTGTTCTTCCAGCACTAGGAAAGATGTGCTGTTGGAGGGGAATATGGATATGAACAAAGGGATGGATGATGTGAAGGTCTCAAACTCAGAAAGAAGTGGTGAGAGTGGCGAATTGGAAAAGAAGACTCTGCTGGAGGATGATGTGGTTGTGAATCCTTGTGCTGCTGAAGATGGACCAGTAAGCAAAGATGGCAGTGGTCTGTTAAAATTCTGTAATTTTGCTAAAGTACCTACCAGACTCCGGTCATCACTGGCACATAGAAAAGCAGTAGCTGATCAAGGTCCTAGTACTGGGGGGAGTGACAGGGTTGAAGTTGCTTCAGGAGGAGGGTCTCAGGTGGTTGTAGAAGAAACTCCAATTGAGAGTTCCTCAGATTCCCGCACAAAACAAATAGACAGCCCAAAATGTGAAGAATCTGGTGTTCCTGTTGTGCAATCCTTGGAGGAACCTGTAGACCCTGTTCCTTTAATGCAACACTTGGAGGAATCAGTAGACCTTCAACATGAAACCCTTCAAAGCCCTTCAGGTTTCGAAACATTCACAATGATGATAGATGTGAAAAATGAAGATAGATTATCACAACAATCTAATGAGAAAGAGGAATCTGAGAAACAAGTTAATTCATCTCCATCCAGGGTGTCGCAGAATGAGTTCTCTCAGCTTCATGATGTGAGAGCAACAAAACCTAGCCCATTTACTGAGATGCCACCTCAGCATGAAGAAATGATTGGGGCAGCTGATCAAGCAAAACTGGACGTTCCTACTTTGGTCACGAAAGTTGAAGCTGAATCTGTTGTCAagatggaagaagagaaaaataatgAACCCACTTATTTTAAAATCTGTGACATTAACCTAATGGAATCTCCTGAGATAACTGAGATCCCTGATGATCCTGTTTTAGACCAAAGTCATACAGCTGCACCTGCTCTGCAAACTGAGAAGCAGCTTCCTGTAAATTTTGGCCTGTCAAAAGGTATCAATGCAAATGATGCAGACGACTACAAATGGCTTTCAGGTGTTGACAAAGTGATTCCACTGATTGATTTAAAAGCTGATTCCCTGGTTGAAGCCAATGCCTGTGATTCTTCAAAACCTAA TAATGAGATGATATATCCAAGCCTGGAAAATTTTTTGAGCCACCAGACCCATACAGATGTTCTTCCTGCCATTCAGGATGGCTATGGTCTTGGGATCCCTGCGTACCTTGGAGCTGATATATCGCAGGCAGACCTTAGCAATCTTCAGGCTGGAATCGTTCTTAATGGTGCAGAG GGGTTTCCTGGAGTTGATGATTCAATATATGGATCTCTTGGAGATATAG TTCTATGCAGCTGGAAGGGGAGTTGA
- the LOC105038380 gene encoding uncharacterized protein isoform X3, translating into MQPRHRNPGDGVGPAPVGLGLAPGRNRGRGGLSHSNSKPYNPPGKFDILMEAGRLAAEYLVSKGVLHPNLLPGNCPNENLKEFKGQRRENPVYEYDRMGYRKIARKRMGYHNRSYGSDWGRGRGRKGPWKERSRVYSDNVEDAEDFAPGYLRDWCSAIDEVGSSVSRVAEDEPPLEGEVVGELGSELDNTGSKVCSSSTRKDVLLEGNMDMNKGMDDVKVSNSERSGESGELEKKTLLEDDVVVNPCAAEDGPVSKDGSGLLKFCNFAKVPTRLRSSLAHRKAVADQGPSTGGSDRVEVASGGGSQVVVEETPIESSSDSRTKQIDSPKCEESGVPVVQSLEEPVDPVPLMQHLEESVDLQHETLQSPSGFETFTMMIDVKNEDRLSQQSNEKEESEKQVNSSPSRVSQNEFSQLHDVRATKPSPFTEMPPQHEEMIGAADQAKLDVPTLVTKVEAESVVKMEEEKNNEPTYFKICDINLMESPEITEIPDDPVLDQSHTAAPALQTEKQLPVNFGLSKGINANDADDYKWLSGVDKVIPLIDLKADSLVEANACDSSKPNNEMIYPSLENFLSHQTHTDVLPAIQDGYGLGIPAYLGADISQADLSNLQAGIVLNGAEGFPGVDDSIYGSLGDIAGRGVDG; encoded by the exons ATGCAGCCCAGGCATCGAAACCCGGGTGATGGAGTTGGACCAGCTCCAGTGGGGCTCGGCTTGGCCCCCGGCCGGAACCGCGGCCGCGGCGGCTTGAGCCATAGCAACTCGAAGCCCTACAACCCTCCTGGCAAGTTTGACATCCTCATGGAGGCCGGGCGGCTTGCGGCCGAGTACTTGGTCTCCAAGGGCGTGCTGCACCCCAACTTACTCCCTGGGAACTGCCCCAATGAGAATTTAAAGGAATTCAAAGGGCAGAGAAGAGAAAACCCAGTCTATGAATATGATCGAATGGGATATAGAAAGATAGCAAGGAAAAGGATGGGTTATCATAATAGAAGTTATGGTTCAGATTGGGGTAGAGGTAGGGGAAGGAAAGGGCCATGGAAGGAGAGAAGTAGAGTGTATTCTGATAATGTGGAAGATGCGGAGGATTTTGCTCCTGGATATCTTAGAGATTGGTGCAGTGCGATTGATGAAGTTGGAAGCAGTGTCTCGAGGGTTGCTGAAGATGAGCCACCATTAGAAGGCGAAGTTGTGGGTGAATTGGGATCTGAGCTCGACAATACTGGATCTAAGGTGTGTTCTTCCAGCACTAGGAAAGATGTGCTGTTGGAGGGGAATATGGATATGAACAAAGGGATGGATGATGTGAAGGTCTCAAACTCAGAAAGAAGTGGTGAGAGTGGCGAATTGGAAAAGAAGACTCTGCTGGAGGATGATGTGGTTGTGAATCCTTGTGCTGCTGAAGATGGACCAGTAAGCAAAGATGGCAGTGGTCTGTTAAAATTCTGTAATTTTGCTAAAGTACCTACCAGACTCCGGTCATCACTGGCACATAGAAAAGCAGTAGCTGATCAAGGTCCTAGTACTGGGGGGAGTGACAGGGTTGAAGTTGCTTCAGGAGGAGGGTCTCAGGTGGTTGTAGAAGAAACTCCAATTGAGAGTTCCTCAGATTCCCGCACAAAACAAATAGACAGCCCAAAATGTGAAGAATCTGGTGTTCCTGTTGTGCAATCCTTGGAGGAACCTGTAGACCCTGTTCCTTTAATGCAACACTTGGAGGAATCAGTAGACCTTCAACATGAAACCCTTCAAAGCCCTTCAGGTTTCGAAACATTCACAATGATGATAGATGTGAAAAATGAAGATAGATTATCACAACAATCTAATGAGAAAGAGGAATCTGAGAAACAAGTTAATTCATCTCCATCCAGGGTGTCGCAGAATGAGTTCTCTCAGCTTCATGATGTGAGAGCAACAAAACCTAGCCCATTTACTGAGATGCCACCTCAGCATGAAGAAATGATTGGGGCAGCTGATCAAGCAAAACTGGACGTTCCTACTTTGGTCACGAAAGTTGAAGCTGAATCTGTTGTCAagatggaagaagagaaaaataatgAACCCACTTATTTTAAAATCTGTGACATTAACCTAATGGAATCTCCTGAGATAACTGAGATCCCTGATGATCCTGTTTTAGACCAAAGTCATACAGCTGCACCTGCTCTGCAAACTGAGAAGCAGCTTCCTGTAAATTTTGGCCTGTCAAAAGGTATCAATGCAAATGATGCAGACGACTACAAATGGCTTTCAGGTGTTGACAAAGTGATTCCACTGATTGATTTAAAAGCTGATTCCCTGGTTGAAGCCAATGCCTGTGATTCTTCAAAACCTAA TAATGAGATGATATATCCAAGCCTGGAAAATTTTTTGAGCCACCAGACCCATACAGATGTTCTTCCTGCCATTCAGGATGGCTATGGTCTTGGGATCCCTGCGTACCTTGGAGCTGATATATCGCAGGCAGACCTTAGCAATCTTCAGGCTGGAATCGTTCTTAATGGTGCAGAG GGGTTTCCTGGAGTTGATGATTCAATATATGGATCTCTTGGAGATATAG CTGGAAGGGGAGTTGATGGCTAG
- the LOC105038382 gene encoding long chain acyl-CoA synthetase 9, chloroplastic isoform X2, whose amino-acid sequence MNPYIVGIFVPLLFSFMFRKSKDGKKRGVPADVGGEPGYAIRNYRFTSPVETQWEGVRTLAELFEESCKRFSYKPLLGSRKLISRETEQTQDGRSFEKLHLGNYEWMSYGEAFKAVCSFASGLVQLGHKKDERVAIFADTQAEWLIALQGCFRRNITVVTIYASLGEEALCHSLNETEVSTVICGHKELKKLVDIAGQLATVKRVIYVNDEGISNEVSLAEENTNWTIISFVEVESLGRENPVDAELPVSADIAVIMYTSGSTGLPKGVMMTHGNVLATVSGVMTIVPALGSKEIYLAYLPLAHILELAAENVMVAAGCSIGYGSPFTLTDTSNKIKKGTKGDASILGPTLMAAVPAILDRVRDGVRKKVDAKGGLSKKLFDIAYSRRLAAINGSWFGAWGLEKILWDILVFRKVRSVLGGHVRFLLSGGAPLSGDTQRFINICLGAPIGQGYGLTETCAGGTFSEYDDTSVGRVGAPLPCSYIKLIDWPEGGYLVTDSPMPRGEIVIGGPNVTPGYFKNEEKTKEVYKVDERGMRWFYTGDIGRFHPDGCLEIIDRKKDIVKLQHGEYVSLGKV is encoded by the exons ATGAATCCATATATCGTTGGCATCTTTGTCCCCCTTCTGTTCTCTTTCATGTTCCGGAAATCAAAGGATGGAAAAAAACGGGGAGTGCCTGCTGATGTTGGTGGAGAACCTGGATATGCGATTCGTAACTACCGTTTCACTTCCCCTGTGGAAACTCAGTGGGAAGGGGTCAGAACACTTGCTGAACTGTTTGAGGAATCCTGCAAGCGGTTTTCATACAAGCCTTTACTTGGCTCTCGGAAGCTTATTTCAAGGGAAACAGAACAAACCCAGGATGGTAGATCTTTTGAGAAACTCCATTTGGGAAACTATGAATGGATGAGTTATGGTGAAGCTTTCAAAGCTGTATGCAGTTTTGCATCTGGTCTAGTGCAGCTAGGCCACAAAAAGGATGAGCGTGTTGCAATCTTTGCTGATACACAGGCAGAGTGGCTGATTGCCTTACAG GGTTGCTTCAGGCGAAATATCACAGTGGTCACTATTTATGCTTCGTTGGGGGAGGAAGCTCTTTGTCACTCATTAAATGAG ACGGAGGTATCAACTGTAATCTGTGgacataaagaattaaaaaagcTGGTTGATATAGCTGGACAACTTGCCACTGTAAAACGTGTGATTTATGTGAATGATGAGGGCATCTCAAATGAAGTATCCTTGGCTGAGGAGAATACTAATTGGACTATTATATCATTTGTGGAAGTAGAGAGCCTGGGCCGGGAAAATCCTGTTGATGCAGAGTTGCCTGTCTCAGCTGACATTGCAGTGATCATGTATACGAGTGGTAGCACTGGTTTGCCTAAG GGGGTAATGATGACACATGGCAATGTCCTAGCTACAGTTTCAGGTGTTATGACAATTGTCCCTGCACTTGGTAGTAAAGAAATATACTTGGCATACCTGCCTCTTGCTCATATACTTGAGTTAGCAGCAGAG AATGTAATGGTTGCTGCAGGATGTTCTATAGGATATGGGTCACCTTTCACTCTTACTGATACATCAAACAAGATAAAGAAAGGAACGAAGGGTGATGCTTCCATCTTGGGGCCAACACTGATGGCTGCAGTACCTGCTATTCTTGACCGTGTTCGTGATGGTGTGCGGAAAAAG GTAGATGCAAAGGGTGGCTTATCAAAGAAGTTGTTTGATATTGCATATTCTCGTAGGTTGGCGGCTATCAATGGAAGTTGGTTTGGAGCATGGGGTCTAGAGAAGATCCTATGGGATATTCTTGTCTTCAGAAAGGTTCGATCAGTTTTGGGAGGTCATGTCCGTTTCCTACTTTCTGGAGGGGCTCCTCTCTCTGGTGATACACAAAGATTTATCAACATATGCCTGGG GGCTCCGATAGGGCAAGGATATGGTCTCACTGAAACTTGTGCTGGAGGAACATTTTCTGAATACGATGACACATCTGTTGGTCGTGTTGGTGCTCCACTTCCTTGTTCATATATCAAG CTGATTGATTGGCCAGAAGGTGGATATTTAGTTACAGATTCGCCAATGCCTCGAGGGGAAATAGTTATTGGGGGTCCAAATGTAACTCCTGGTTATTTCAAAAACGAAGAGAAAACAAAGGAGGTTTACAAG GTTGATGAAAGAGGGATGAGATGGTTTTACACTGGTGATATTGGGCGTTTTCATCCTGATGGTTGCCTTGAAATTATTGACCGTAAGAAGGATATAGTGAAACTCCAACATGGTGAATATGTTTCTTTAGGAAAGGTATGA
- the LOC105038382 gene encoding long chain acyl-CoA synthetase 9, chloroplastic isoform X1, which yields MNPYIVGIFVPLLFSFMFRKSKDGKKRGVPADVGGEPGYAIRNYRFTSPVETQWEGVRTLAELFEESCKRFSYKPLLGSRKLISRETEQTQDGRSFEKLHLGNYEWMSYGEAFKAVCSFASGLVQLGHKKDERVAIFADTQAEWLIALQGCFRRNITVVTIYASLGEEALCHSLNETEVSTVICGHKELKKLVDIAGQLATVKRVIYVNDEGISNEVSLAEENTNWTIISFVEVESLGRENPVDAELPVSADIAVIMYTSGSTGLPKGVMMTHGNVLATVSGVMTIVPALGSKEIYLAYLPLAHILELAAENVMVAAGCSIGYGSPFTLTDTSNKIKKGTKGDASILGPTLMAAVPAILDRVRDGVRKKVDAKGGLSKKLFDIAYSRRLAAINGSWFGAWGLEKILWDILVFRKVRSVLGGHVRFLLSGGAPLSGDTQRFINICLGAPIGQGYGLTETCAGGTFSEYDDTSVGRVGAPLPCSYIKLIDWPEGGYLVTDSPMPRGEIVIGGPNVTPGYFKNEEKTKEVYKVDERGMRWFYTGDIGRFHPDGCLEIIDRKKDIVKLQHGEYVSLGKVEAALIVSPYVDNIMVHCDPFHSYCVALVVPAQQAVENWAMKQAIAYSDFADLCQKEETVKEVHGSLVKAAKQARLEKFEIPSKIKLLPEAWTPESGLVTAALKLKRENIRKAFADDLAKLYA from the exons ATGAATCCATATATCGTTGGCATCTTTGTCCCCCTTCTGTTCTCTTTCATGTTCCGGAAATCAAAGGATGGAAAAAAACGGGGAGTGCCTGCTGATGTTGGTGGAGAACCTGGATATGCGATTCGTAACTACCGTTTCACTTCCCCTGTGGAAACTCAGTGGGAAGGGGTCAGAACACTTGCTGAACTGTTTGAGGAATCCTGCAAGCGGTTTTCATACAAGCCTTTACTTGGCTCTCGGAAGCTTATTTCAAGGGAAACAGAACAAACCCAGGATGGTAGATCTTTTGAGAAACTCCATTTGGGAAACTATGAATGGATGAGTTATGGTGAAGCTTTCAAAGCTGTATGCAGTTTTGCATCTGGTCTAGTGCAGCTAGGCCACAAAAAGGATGAGCGTGTTGCAATCTTTGCTGATACACAGGCAGAGTGGCTGATTGCCTTACAG GGTTGCTTCAGGCGAAATATCACAGTGGTCACTATTTATGCTTCGTTGGGGGAGGAAGCTCTTTGTCACTCATTAAATGAG ACGGAGGTATCAACTGTAATCTGTGgacataaagaattaaaaaagcTGGTTGATATAGCTGGACAACTTGCCACTGTAAAACGTGTGATTTATGTGAATGATGAGGGCATCTCAAATGAAGTATCCTTGGCTGAGGAGAATACTAATTGGACTATTATATCATTTGTGGAAGTAGAGAGCCTGGGCCGGGAAAATCCTGTTGATGCAGAGTTGCCTGTCTCAGCTGACATTGCAGTGATCATGTATACGAGTGGTAGCACTGGTTTGCCTAAG GGGGTAATGATGACACATGGCAATGTCCTAGCTACAGTTTCAGGTGTTATGACAATTGTCCCTGCACTTGGTAGTAAAGAAATATACTTGGCATACCTGCCTCTTGCTCATATACTTGAGTTAGCAGCAGAG AATGTAATGGTTGCTGCAGGATGTTCTATAGGATATGGGTCACCTTTCACTCTTACTGATACATCAAACAAGATAAAGAAAGGAACGAAGGGTGATGCTTCCATCTTGGGGCCAACACTGATGGCTGCAGTACCTGCTATTCTTGACCGTGTTCGTGATGGTGTGCGGAAAAAG GTAGATGCAAAGGGTGGCTTATCAAAGAAGTTGTTTGATATTGCATATTCTCGTAGGTTGGCGGCTATCAATGGAAGTTGGTTTGGAGCATGGGGTCTAGAGAAGATCCTATGGGATATTCTTGTCTTCAGAAAGGTTCGATCAGTTTTGGGAGGTCATGTCCGTTTCCTACTTTCTGGAGGGGCTCCTCTCTCTGGTGATACACAAAGATTTATCAACATATGCCTGGG GGCTCCGATAGGGCAAGGATATGGTCTCACTGAAACTTGTGCTGGAGGAACATTTTCTGAATACGATGACACATCTGTTGGTCGTGTTGGTGCTCCACTTCCTTGTTCATATATCAAG CTGATTGATTGGCCAGAAGGTGGATATTTAGTTACAGATTCGCCAATGCCTCGAGGGGAAATAGTTATTGGGGGTCCAAATGTAACTCCTGGTTATTTCAAAAACGAAGAGAAAACAAAGGAGGTTTACAAG GTTGATGAAAGAGGGATGAGATGGTTTTACACTGGTGATATTGGGCGTTTTCATCCTGATGGTTGCCTTGAAATTATTGACCGTAAGAAGGATATAGTGAAACTCCAACATGGTGAATATGTTTCTTTAGGAAAG GTAGAGGCTGCTCTCATTGTGAGTCCTTATGTCGACAACATCATGGTCCATTGTGATCCTTTTCACAGTTACTGTGTCGCACTTGTGGTACCTGCACAACAAGCAGTAGAAAATTGGGCTATGAAGCAGGCAATTGCTTACAGTGATTTTGCGGATTTATGCCAAAAGGAGGAAACCGTCAAGGAAGTGCATGGATCATTAGTGAAG GCAGCAAAACAAGCACGTTTGGAGAAATTTGAAATTCCATCCAAGATCAAATTGCTTCCCGAAGCATGGACACCTGAGTCTGGTCTTGTCACTGCTGCACTCAAGCTCAAGAGAGAGAACATTAGAAAGGCATTTGCTGATGATCTTGCCAAGTTGTATGCTTGA